Proteins found in one Cyanobacteria bacterium GSL.Bin1 genomic segment:
- a CDS encoding phosphopyruvate hydratase: protein MYNPDSAIEAIQAREILDSRGRPTVEAQVQLTSGAMGLAQVPSGASTGSFEAHELRDGDQRYGGKGVLKAVENIQDKLAPALMDLDALDQVLIDQTMRDQDGSENKSNLGANAILAVSLATAKAAADHLMLPLYRYLGGPMANVLPVPFMNVINGGEHASNNVDFQEFMIVPIGAPTFGEALRWGAEIFSALSKVLDSKGLLTGVGDEGGFAPNLDSNRAALEILMVAIEKAGYQPGKQIGLALDVAASEFYQDGKYIYEGSEHSPAELINYLNDLASDYPIISIEDGLYEDDWDNWRILTEKLGLRTQLVGDDLFVTNPIRLQKGIETDSGNAILIKLNQIGTLSETLETIDLAHRHQYSCMISHRSGETEDTTIADLAVATRAGQIKTGSLSRSERIAKYNQLLRIEQELGDRAVYAPTAGWGPRFGRD from the coding sequence ATGTATAACCCAGATAGTGCCATTGAAGCCATCCAAGCCCGAGAAATCCTAGATTCACGAGGAAGACCGACTGTGGAAGCACAGGTGCAGTTAACCAGTGGTGCGATGGGGTTAGCACAAGTACCCAGCGGCGCGTCCACGGGTAGCTTTGAAGCCCACGAATTGCGAGATGGCGATCAACGCTATGGCGGAAAAGGGGTTCTTAAAGCAGTAGAGAACATTCAAGATAAACTGGCACCTGCTTTGATGGACTTAGATGCCCTGGATCAGGTCTTAATTGATCAAACGATGCGTGACCAAGATGGGTCGGAAAATAAGTCCAATCTTGGCGCAAATGCGATTTTAGCCGTGTCTCTGGCAACCGCCAAAGCAGCAGCCGATCATTTAATGCTTCCCCTCTATCGCTACTTAGGGGGACCAATGGCAAATGTCCTCCCCGTTCCCTTTATGAATGTCATTAATGGCGGTGAACACGCATCCAATAATGTGGATTTTCAGGAATTTATGATTGTGCCCATTGGTGCGCCCACATTTGGTGAAGCCTTGCGTTGGGGGGCAGAAATTTTTAGTGCGTTGAGTAAAGTGTTAGATTCCAAAGGTTTACTAACTGGGGTTGGTGACGAAGGCGGATTTGCGCCCAATTTAGATTCCAATCGTGCTGCACTGGAAATTCTCATGGTTGCCATTGAAAAAGCAGGCTATCAACCCGGCAAACAAATTGGTTTGGCCTTAGATGTAGCAGCCAGTGAATTTTATCAAGATGGCAAGTATATCTATGAAGGAAGTGAACATTCGCCAGCAGAATTAATTAATTATCTCAATGATTTAGCGAGCGATTATCCGATTATTTCCATTGAAGATGGGTTATATGAAGATGACTGGGATAATTGGCGAATCCTTACAGAAAAACTGGGATTACGGACGCAATTAGTCGGCGACGACCTCTTTGTCACTAATCCGATCCGTCTGCAAAAAGGAATTGAAACCGATTCTGGAAACGCAATTTTAATTAAGCTCAACCAAATTGGGACCCTTAGCGAAACCCTAGAAACAATTGATCTCGCCCATCGTCATCAGTATAGCTGTATGATTAGTCATCGTTCAGGAGAAACCGAAGATACCACCATTGCTGACTTAGCAGTGGCAACCCGCGCCGGACAAATCAAAACCGGTTCCCTCTCTCGTAGCGAACGCATTGCCAAGTATAACCAGTTACTACGGATTGAACAAGAACTCGGCGATCGCGCTGTTTATGCCCCCACTGCTGGCTGGGGTCCTCGTTTCGGACGCGATTAA
- the carB gene encoding carbamoyl-phosphate synthase large subunit has protein sequence MPRRTDLKKILVLGAGPIVIGQACEFDYSGTQACKALREEGYDVVLVNSNPATIMTDPETTERTYIEPLTPEIVEKIIAKERPDALLPTMGGQTALNVAVDLANAGVLEAYNVDLIGAKLPAIEMAEDRLLFKEAMARIDIPVCPSGIASSIEQAKVIAQQEIGSYPIIIRPAYTLGGSGGGIAYNQEEFEEKAQLGLDASPVSQILIERSLLGWKEYELEVMRDLADNVVIICSIENLDPMGVHTGDSITVAPAQTLTDKEYQRLRDYSKKIIREIGVETGGSNIQFAVNPDDGEVVVIEMNPRVSRSSALASKATGFPIAKFAAKLAVGYTLDEIPNDITKQTPASFEPTIDYVVTKIPRFTFEKFPGSTPNLTTQMKSVGEAMAIGRTFCESFQKALRSLETGRMGWGCDQKEILPSLTQVRANLRTATPERVFAVRHGFHLGMTVEEIYRLTGIDRWFLSNLERMIASEKFLKATPLDQITAEQMREIKQLGFSDPQIAFATKTTEGEVAEKRRELNVFPVYKMVDTCAAEFEAFTPYYYSTYEVGESEVIPSEKPKVMILGGGPNRIGQGIEFDYCCCHASFSLGDAGYETIMVNSNPETVSTDYDTSDRLYFEPLTREDVFNIIAVERPRGIIIQFGGQTPLKLAVSLEEYLHRHQDTIPTKIWGTSPDSIDIAEDRERFEQILRQLVIDQPPNGLARSYDEALVIAGNIGYPVVVRPSYVLGGRAMEIVYSDEELEHYMNFAVQVEPEHPILIDKFLENAIEVDVDAIADQEGNVVIGGIMEHIEQAGIHSGDSACSLPYVSLTDTVLATIRKATAQLATALKVVGLMNIQFAVQGETVYILEANPRASRTVPFVSKATGFPLAKIASLIMSGKTLAQLNFTEEPRPDHIAVKEAVFPFDKFPGTDVILGPEMRSTGEVMGIDYEFGKAFAKAELAAGQRLPLSGTVFVSTNNRDKPSVIPVVKDFIELGFNIIATEGTKAALEAEGLEVELILKLHQGRPHVLDAIKNRNIQLIINTPTGQEAQTDGQLIRRTALAYKIPVVTTIAGARANVAAIRALQSGSLEVKALQEYIQAG, from the coding sequence CCGGATGCACTGCTTCCAACAATGGGGGGACAAACAGCATTGAATGTTGCGGTGGATTTGGCCAATGCTGGGGTTTTAGAAGCCTATAATGTAGATTTAATTGGTGCGAAACTGCCCGCGATTGAAATGGCAGAAGATCGCTTGCTGTTTAAAGAGGCGATGGCACGAATTGATATTCCCGTTTGTCCGTCGGGAATTGCCAGTAGTATTGAGCAAGCAAAGGTCATCGCGCAACAAGAAATTGGCAGTTATCCTATTATTATTCGTCCTGCTTATACCCTTGGGGGAAGTGGCGGGGGAATTGCTTATAATCAAGAAGAGTTTGAAGAAAAAGCCCAACTGGGGCTCGATGCCAGTCCCGTTTCCCAAATTCTCATTGAACGGTCTTTATTGGGTTGGAAAGAGTACGAGTTAGAAGTGATGCGCGATTTAGCGGATAATGTCGTAATTATCTGCTCGATCGAGAACCTGGATCCGATGGGTGTTCATACCGGCGACTCGATTACGGTTGCACCGGCGCAAACCTTGACGGATAAAGAATATCAACGGCTGCGGGATTATTCTAAGAAAATTATTCGTGAAATTGGCGTGGAAACTGGTGGATCCAATATTCAGTTTGCGGTGAATCCTGATGATGGGGAAGTCGTCGTGATTGAAATGAATCCCCGCGTTTCGCGATCCTCGGCGTTAGCCTCCAAAGCCACCGGATTTCCGATCGCGAAGTTTGCAGCAAAATTAGCTGTGGGCTATACCCTTGATGAAATTCCGAATGATATCACCAAGCAAACCCCCGCTTCCTTTGAACCGACCATTGATTATGTGGTGACTAAGATTCCCCGGTTTACCTTTGAGAAATTCCCCGGTTCTACCCCGAATTTAACCACGCAAATGAAGTCGGTGGGAGAGGCAATGGCAATCGGACGCACCTTCTGTGAATCCTTCCAAAAGGCGCTGCGATCGCTGGAAACAGGACGTATGGGGTGGGGATGCGATCAAAAAGAAATCCTACCCTCTCTGACACAGGTTCGTGCTAACTTACGCACCGCAACCCCAGAGCGCGTTTTTGCGGTTCGTCATGGGTTCCACTTAGGAATGACGGTAGAAGAGATTTATCGGTTAACCGGAATTGATCGCTGGTTTTTAAGCAATTTAGAACGAATGATTGCTAGTGAGAAGTTCCTGAAAGCAACGCCGTTAGATCAAATCACCGCCGAACAAATGCGGGAAATTAAACAGTTAGGCTTCAGTGACCCGCAAATTGCCTTTGCCACAAAAACCACAGAAGGAGAGGTTGCCGAAAAACGGCGGGAACTGAATGTTTTCCCTGTTTATAAAATGGTGGATACCTGTGCTGCAGAATTTGAAGCCTTTACCCCCTATTACTATTCCACCTATGAAGTGGGCGAATCGGAAGTCATTCCCTCTGAGAAGCCGAAAGTGATGATTTTAGGGGGAGGACCGAACCGCATTGGACAAGGGATTGAATTTGACTATTGTTGCTGTCATGCGTCTTTCTCACTGGGCGATGCAGGTTATGAGACGATTATGGTCAACTCTAACCCCGAAACCGTTTCTACCGATTATGACACCAGCGATCGGCTTTATTTTGAACCCCTCACGCGAGAAGATGTCTTTAATATTATTGCCGTAGAACGTCCACGGGGAATTATTATTCAATTTGGCGGACAAACGCCCTTAAAACTTGCCGTTTCTCTGGAAGAATATCTCCATCGCCATCAAGACACGATTCCTACCAAAATCTGGGGAACCTCTCCCGATTCCATTGATATTGCCGAAGATCGAGAACGGTTTGAACAAATTTTACGCCAGTTAGTGATTGATCAACCGCCCAATGGACTGGCGCGGAGTTATGATGAAGCCTTGGTGATTGCGGGGAATATTGGCTATCCCGTGGTTGTGCGTCCATCTTATGTTCTCGGGGGTCGCGCCATGGAAATTGTCTATTCTGATGAAGAATTAGAACATTACATGAATTTTGCAGTGCAGGTGGAACCGGAACATCCGATTCTGATTGATAAATTTTTAGAGAACGCAATTGAAGTTGATGTGGACGCGATCGCGGATCAAGAAGGGAATGTGGTCATTGGTGGCATTATGGAACACATTGAACAAGCTGGGATTCACTCTGGCGATTCCGCCTGTTCTCTCCCTTACGTCTCTCTCACCGATACCGTTCTCGCCACCATCCGCAAGGCAACTGCCCAACTGGCAACTGCGCTGAAAGTGGTGGGCTTGATGAACATTCAATTTGCAGTCCAAGGCGAAACGGTTTACATCCTAGAAGCCAACCCTCGCGCCTCTCGCACCGTTCCCTTTGTCTCCAAAGCAACAGGCTTTCCGCTAGCAAAAATTGCCTCTTTGATCATGTCCGGCAAAACCTTAGCCCAACTCAACTTCACCGAAGAACCGCGCCCTGACCATATCGCCGTCAAAGAAGCGGTGTTTCCCTTTGATAAATTCCCCGGTACCGATGTCATTTTAGGTCCCGAAATGCGTTCCACTGGGGAAGTGATGGGAATTGACTATGAGTTTGGAAAAGCCTTTGCCAAAGCCGAACTTGCAGCGGGTCAACGCTTACCTCTCTCGGGAACTGTTTTTGTCTCTACCAATAACCGCGATAAACCATCCGTCATTCCCGTCGTGAAAGATTTTATTGAACTGGGGTTTAATATTATTGCCACGGAAGGCACGAAAGCAGCTTTAGAAGCGGAAGGATTAGAGGTGGAACTCATTTTGAAACTCCACCAAGGTCGTCCTCACGTCTTGGATGCCATTAAAAACCGGAATATCCAACTGATTATCAATACCCCCACTGGACAAGAAGCGCAGACGGATGGTCAACTCATCCGGCGCACCGCATTAGCCTACAAAATTCCAGTGGTCACAACAATCGCGGGTGCAAGAGCAAATGTTGCTGCCATTCGGGCACTCCAATCGGGATCATTAGAGGTGAAGGCGTTACAAGAGTATATTCAAGCCGGGTGA
- a CDS encoding response regulator: MKKILVVDNDLVFRQALTVDFIQRHYFVQEARSGQEGLSKYESFQPHLILSDVAMPGMDGFSFCRQVRSRADGQLVPFIFLTAKSQLQDLEKAQALRADDYITKPVKLEELNLRIQLHLERADRVNAEIVRLLQTQQTDINLSEKAEATNLDSPDLVPTDDLLFLTSAEERVFWKVIQGFTNKEISQRLYISPRTVQTHLSNILSKLNLKNRTQLSYFAYQRGYRPNITSELELKS; encoded by the coding sequence ATGAAAAAGATACTTGTTGTCGATAACGATCTAGTGTTTCGACAAGCATTAACCGTTGATTTCATCCAACGTCACTATTTCGTTCAAGAAGCCCGATCAGGACAAGAAGGTTTAAGTAAATACGAGAGTTTCCAACCGCATCTCATTCTATCCGATGTGGCTATGCCAGGGATGGATGGGTTTAGCTTCTGTCGTCAAGTGCGATCGCGCGCCGACGGTCAACTCGTACCCTTTATTTTCTTAACCGCTAAAAGTCAGCTTCAAGATCTAGAAAAAGCGCAAGCCCTTAGGGCTGACGATTATATTACTAAACCCGTCAAGCTCGAAGAACTGAATTTAAGAATTCAACTGCATCTTGAAAGAGCGGACCGTGTTAATGCTGAAATAGTAAGGCTTTTACAAACTCAGCAAACCGACATAAACTTAAGTGAGAAAGCTGAAGCCACAAACCTTGACTCTCCTGATCTTGTACCGACAGACGATCTCCTTTTCCTCACCTCTGCCGAAGAACGGGTCTTCTGGAAAGTCATTCAAGGATTTACGAACAAAGAAATCAGCCAGCGTCTATATATTAGTCCCCGGACGGTTCAAACTCATCTCAGCAATATTCTGAGTAAGTTAAACCTTAAGAATCGTACTCAACTCAGTTATTTTGCTTATCAAAGGGGCTATCGGCCCAACATCACCTCAGAATTAGAACTTAAAAGTTAG
- a CDS encoding response regulator: MTYKILVIDDKDFIRQKIVELLTNEQFEVIQAVNGKQGVQLAIREQPHLIICDIVMPDLRGDQVLEKLRQISETSSIPFIFLTARSNHSSRWQAGKLGLDDYLVKPFTKEELIRAVRSRLQKQTFFLAQLNSCYEQVKQLKHKNQQIENRKEVEEEIISNFVEDLRGNFSKLNLAVQLLKKEASPEKRARYIAILEQELASELQLLNKVSHLQTLMKSEDFSFLEQYKFLDNSNENEAEQTSPGATIQQEY; this comes from the coding sequence ATGACGTATAAAATTTTAGTAATTGATGACAAAGATTTCATCCGACAAAAAATTGTTGAACTGCTTACCAATGAACAGTTTGAAGTTATACAAGCAGTTAATGGTAAGCAAGGAGTGCAATTAGCAATCCGAGAACAACCTCACCTCATTATTTGTGATATTGTAATGCCTGACTTAAGGGGTGATCAAGTCTTAGAAAAATTAAGACAAATCTCGGAAACCAGTTCAATTCCTTTTATTTTTTTAACTGCTCGATCCAATCACTCATCGCGTTGGCAAGCGGGAAAGCTCGGTCTCGATGATTATTTGGTTAAACCTTTTACAAAAGAGGAGCTGATCAGAGCTGTTCGTAGCCGTTTGCAGAAGCAGACCTTTTTTCTGGCTCAACTCAATTCCTGTTATGAACAAGTGAAGCAATTAAAACATAAAAATCAACAGATAGAAAACCGAAAAGAAGTGGAAGAAGAAATCATTAGCAATTTTGTTGAAGATTTGCGAGGAAACTTTAGCAAGCTTAACTTAGCTGTTCAGTTACTCAAAAAAGAAGCGAGTCCCGAGAAGCGAGCTCGTTATATTGCTATTTTAGAACAGGAACTGGCTTCAGAGCTCCAGCTTTTAAATAAGGTTTCTCATCTCCAAACTCTCATGAAGTCTGAAGATTTCAGTTTCCTTGAACAATATAAATTCCTAGACAACAGTAATGAAAATGAGGCTGAACAGACTTCACCTGGTGCTACGATTCAGCAAGAATATTAG
- a CDS encoding serine/threonine phosphatase, whose product MSSTENYNQSPPNEDSFEKDAKLALGDLMTDAEEIPTLALAMQLDRLDQAGGTDIGRRRHNEDYYGIYTQIRKEESPQGATTQVRGLYVVCDGMGGHSAGEVASTMAVEILQRYFEKHWQDELPNEETIREGILLANEKIYEVNQEKARSGSGRMGTTLVMALVQDTQLVIAHVGDSRAYQMNRYGHLLQLTVDHEVGQEEIAKGVAPEDAYNLTNAYQLTQALGPRKNSKVEPDIQFLEVQEDSLLILCSDGLSDGDFLEEQGKNCLMPLLQSKVNLEQGLLDLIHFAKIQQGHDNITAVVVNFKLRPCA is encoded by the coding sequence ATGAGCTCAACCGAAAATTATAATCAATCCCCCCCCAATGAAGATAGTTTTGAAAAAGATGCTAAATTAGCTTTAGGCGATTTAATGACAGATGCGGAAGAGATTCCCACATTGGCTCTTGCCATGCAACTAGACCGGTTAGATCAAGCTGGGGGCACTGACATTGGTCGTCGTCGCCATAATGAAGATTATTATGGGATTTATACACAAATTCGTAAGGAAGAGTCACCGCAAGGGGCAACAACACAAGTTAGAGGATTATATGTTGTCTGCGATGGGATGGGAGGACATTCGGCAGGAGAGGTGGCAAGTACCATGGCAGTGGAAATCCTCCAACGCTATTTTGAAAAGCATTGGCAGGATGAACTTCCTAATGAAGAGACGATTCGGGAAGGGATTTTATTAGCAAATGAGAAAATTTATGAAGTGAACCAGGAAAAAGCGCGGTCAGGATCAGGGCGTATGGGAACAACGTTAGTCATGGCGCTTGTTCAAGATACGCAGCTAGTTATTGCGCACGTAGGAGATTCTCGCGCTTATCAAATGAATCGCTATGGCCATCTTTTACAGTTAACAGTGGATCATGAGGTAGGTCAAGAGGAGATTGCAAAGGGAGTTGCCCCAGAAGATGCTTATAATCTGACTAATGCGTATCAATTGACCCAAGCCTTAGGACCCCGCAAGAATAGCAAGGTGGAACCTGATATCCAATTTTTAGAAGTCCAGGAAGATAGTTTATTAATTTTATGTAGTGATGGTCTATCAGATGGAGATTTCTTAGAAGAACAAGGGAAGAATTGTTTGATGCCTTTATTGCAATCAAAGGTAAATTTAGAACAAGGCCTGTTAGATCTCATTCATTTTGCCAAGATTCAACAGGGTCATGACAACATAACAGCGGTCGTTGTAAACTTTAAACTTCGTCCTTGTGCATGA
- a CDS encoding o-succinylbenzoate synthase, with protein MNYQLLFTAYKRPFYRPLKTSSGEWKIREGIMIALQDPEGQISYGEIAPLPRFGSETLDQALAFCSQYSQGITATEIREIPEKLPACQFAFESALENFFPEETPEKELSLSTLLPAGEEGLQAWQSPWQQGQQTFKWKIGVFSLAEELAWFEQLTQALPDQMQLRLDANGGLTLQETQQWLQKADVSGKVEFIEQPLPPHQFEQMQELAATFKTPIALDESVGTLRQLQACYERGWRGIFVLKCAIAGSPRLLRDLCQQYSLDLVFSSVMETTVAREAVFRLARELKPKRALGFGIDAWFEQ; from the coding sequence ATTAATTATCAATTATTATTTACCGCCTATAAACGACCGTTTTACCGTCCTTTGAAAACCAGTTCTGGAGAATGGAAAATTCGCGAAGGAATTATGATTGCTTTGCAAGATCCAGAAGGACAGATCAGTTATGGTGAAATTGCCCCACTTCCTCGTTTTGGTTCCGAAACTTTAGACCAAGCACTTGCTTTTTGTTCTCAATATTCCCAAGGGATTACAGCAACAGAAATCAGGGAGATTCCTGAAAAATTGCCTGCTTGTCAGTTTGCTTTTGAGTCGGCTTTAGAAAATTTTTTCCCTGAAGAAACGCCAGAAAAAGAGTTATCCTTAAGTACTCTCTTACCGGCGGGAGAAGAGGGATTACAAGCCTGGCAATCCCCTTGGCAACAGGGACAACAGACGTTCAAATGGAAAATTGGCGTTTTCTCTTTAGCAGAAGAGTTGGCTTGGTTTGAACAGTTAACCCAGGCTCTTCCGGATCAAATGCAATTACGGCTTGATGCTAATGGCGGGTTAACGCTGCAAGAAACGCAACAGTGGTTGCAAAAGGCGGATGTATCGGGGAAAGTGGAATTTATCGAACAACCCCTTCCGCCCCATCAGTTTGAGCAGATGCAGGAACTTGCAGCAACCTTTAAAACCCCGATTGCCTTAGATGAATCAGTGGGAACGTTGCGACAGTTGCAAGCTTGCTATGAAAGAGGATGGCGCGGTATTTTTGTGCTCAAGTGCGCGATCGCGGGATCGCCGCGTTTACTGCGAGACTTATGTCAACAGTATTCACTGGATCTGGTATTTTCTTCGGTCATGGAAACGACTGTGGCAAGAGAAGCTGTGTTTCGACTGGCGAGAGAACTGAAGCCAAAGCGGGCACTGGGGTTTGGGATTGATGCTTGGTTTGAACAGTGA
- the pdxA gene encoding 4-hydroxythreonine-4-phosphate dehydrogenase PdxA: protein MREDMMKREAYPRLALTLGDPAGIGPEIVLKALADRALTERCQITVVGTRSLLERTAQQLRHQEDLASVDEIDLLDVPLSRNTIEQIELGLGNAASGAASFAYLNTAIQETLKGNFDGIVTSPIAKSAWKLAGHYYPGQTEVLAQAANVEQFGMLFVAQSPHTGWTLRTLLATTHIPLQAVPQTLTPALMTQKLDLLIRTLKQDFSIAQPQIAIAGLNPHSGEAGQLGTEEQEWLSLWLEQARETDPDVELVGLVPPDTLWVKPGYAWFQDGSVSAADAYLALYHDQGLIPVKLMAFDEAINTTIGLPFIRTSPDHGTAFDIAGKGVASCQSLKAAIDLASELSARHPSSLSVLK, encoded by the coding sequence ATGAGGGAAGACATGATGAAGCGTGAAGCGTATCCTCGTTTAGCTCTCACGTTGGGAGATCCGGCAGGGATTGGACCGGAAATTGTTTTAAAAGCCCTGGCTGATCGGGCTTTGACCGAACGATGTCAGATCACAGTAGTGGGGACGCGATCGCTGCTGGAAAGAACAGCCCAGCAACTACGCCATCAGGAAGATTTAGCGTCTGTTGATGAAATTGACCTGTTAGACGTTCCTCTGTCTCGTAACACAATCGAACAAATTGAATTGGGTTTAGGGAATGCTGCCAGTGGCGCAGCCAGTTTTGCTTACCTCAATACGGCGATTCAAGAAACACTCAAGGGAAACTTTGATGGCATTGTTACCTCCCCAATCGCGAAATCTGCTTGGAAGTTAGCCGGACATTATTATCCGGGACAAACGGAAGTATTGGCGCAAGCCGCAAACGTCGAACAGTTTGGCATGTTATTTGTGGCGCAATCTCCCCATACCGGTTGGACGTTACGCACCCTTCTGGCAACGACTCATATTCCCCTGCAGGCAGTTCCCCAGACCTTAACGCCAGCGTTGATGACGCAAAAGCTCGACCTATTGATTCGGACGCTCAAACAAGACTTCAGCATTGCCCAACCGCAAATCGCGATCGCGGGTTTAAATCCCCACAGTGGAGAAGCTGGACAATTGGGAACAGAGGAACAAGAGTGGTTATCCCTCTGGCTGGAACAAGCCCGTGAGACCGATCCGGATGTGGAATTAGTGGGATTGGTTCCTCCTGATACCTTGTGGGTCAAGCCCGGATATGCCTGGTTTCAAGATGGAAGTGTGAGTGCTGCGGATGCTTATCTTGCCCTTTATCATGACCAAGGTTTAATTCCAGTCAAGTTAATGGCATTTGACGAAGCCATTAATACGACGATTGGCTTACCGTTTATTCGCACTTCTCCTGATCATGGTACTGCTTTTGACATTGCCGGAAAAGGAGTGGCAAGTTGTCAGAGTTTGAAAGCTGCTATTGATTTGGCTTCCGAGTTGTCAGCGCGCCACCCTAGTAGTCTGTCAGTTTTGAAATGA